The Niastella koreensis GR20-10 genome includes a window with the following:
- a CDS encoding response regulator: protein MQPRIILHVDDDPDDRFLVSSVLHSLDSSITVLEVENGLKAIELLTQAKITGELPSLIILDYNMPVMNGMETYKEIRKHPELASVPVVLLTTFSSRRDDDYWNRENVVTFTKPATFKELTTSIKKILSYCYPYSV, encoded by the coding sequence ATGCAACCACGAATCATCCTGCATGTAGATGATGACCCGGACGATCGTTTCCTGGTTAGTTCCGTTCTTCATAGCCTCGACTCTTCCATAACAGTATTAGAAGTGGAAAACGGACTAAAAGCAATTGAATTATTAACACAGGCCAAAATTACCGGTGAGCTGCCCTCGCTGATTATCCTGGATTATAATATGCCGGTGATGAATGGCATGGAAACATATAAAGAGATCAGGAAACATCCTGAACTGGCTTCGGTTCCTGTTGTTCTTTTAACCACGTTTAGCAGCAGAAGGGATGACGATTATTGGAATAGGGAAAACGTTGTCACCTTCACCAAGCCTGCCACTTTTAAAGAACTTACCACAAGCATCAAAAAAATATTGAGTTACTGTTATCCATACTCTGTTTAG
- a CDS encoding pectinesterase family protein translates to MTKQCWLIIIFLAPLWLTAQQRIIVDAAGKGNYKTIQEAVNSLPDSSATDRIIFIKNGIYKEQVNIARAHVVLQGESKEKTIITGAVASLIYTCEHPRDNNSAILNLDGNDITLLDLTVENSYGKTAPDSVLIDCPNKPEKVKVIKTAHQFALKANKATRLKVINCVLRNWGNDTVSPWTGANGMYYFRDCTMIGGTDFYCPRGSAYADKCTFIQNVPAAAIIWHDGSRDRNQKSVFRNCTFKGDVPYYLGRYHHEASFYLINCGFDNNLKDTPIYKAATAKPMKWESTAYYYGCHKEGKQLVWYKDNLSTAPGAPAAEMIDANWTFEGKWEVK, encoded by the coding sequence ATGACAAAACAATGTTGGCTTATCATTATTTTCCTGGCGCCGCTCTGGCTAACCGCACAACAACGGATAATTGTAGATGCGGCAGGAAAAGGAAACTATAAAACCATCCAGGAAGCGGTTAACAGTTTACCTGATTCTTCAGCAACCGACAGGATCATTTTTATAAAGAACGGTATATACAAAGAACAGGTGAATATTGCCAGGGCACATGTGGTGTTACAGGGAGAAAGTAAAGAAAAGACAATCATTACCGGGGCGGTGGCTTCCCTTATTTATACCTGTGAACATCCCCGCGATAACAATTCAGCCATCCTGAACCTGGATGGAAATGATATCACCCTGTTAGATCTTACCGTAGAGAACAGTTATGGAAAAACGGCTCCTGATTCGGTTTTGATTGATTGTCCCAACAAACCGGAAAAAGTAAAAGTGATCAAGACCGCGCATCAGTTTGCGTTAAAAGCAAACAAGGCCACCCGGTTGAAAGTAATCAACTGTGTATTGCGTAACTGGGGAAATGATACGGTGTCGCCCTGGACAGGCGCCAACGGGATGTATTATTTCAGGGACTGCACCATGATAGGTGGAACTGATTTTTATTGTCCGCGCGGCTCGGCGTATGCAGACAAGTGTACGTTCATCCAGAATGTACCGGCAGCTGCTATTATCTGGCATGATGGCAGCAGAGACAGGAACCAGAAAAGTGTTTTTCGCAATTGCACCTTTAAAGGAGACGTGCCTTATTACCTTGGCCGGTATCACCACGAAGCCAGCTTTTATTTAATCAATTGCGGGTTTGATAACAACCTGAAGGATACACCCATTTACAAAGCCGCCACTGCCAAACCGATGAAATGGGAATCGACTGCGTATTATTATGGATGTCATAAGGAGGGGAAGCAATTGGTGTGGTATAAAGATAATTTATCTACGGCGCCGGGGGCGCCAGCGGCAGAAATGATAGATGCTAATTGGACGTTTGAGGGGAAGTGGGAGGTGAAGTAG
- a CDS encoding response regulator: protein MDFPEKVLLIDDDDEEHFIFKAALNECCKSTILIYEKSAQSALARMANGEPGAVPDLIILDWRMPLLSGKEVLTRIRKLPDYSRVPIVIFSGVFDPAHLEEAKDLGATFFLQKPFDLKELYRKMELLFSLDWRNTASSGRQL, encoded by the coding sequence ATGGATTTTCCTGAAAAGGTACTTCTTATCGATGATGACGATGAGGAACATTTTATTTTTAAGGCTGCCCTGAACGAGTGTTGCAAAAGCACAATCCTGATCTACGAAAAAAGCGCACAATCCGCCCTTGCCAGGATGGCAAATGGTGAACCCGGCGCTGTTCCCGATCTTATTATTCTCGACTGGCGCATGCCGCTGCTAAGTGGCAAGGAGGTATTGACCCGTATTCGCAAACTCCCGGATTATAGCCGGGTGCCCATTGTTATTTTTTCCGGTGTTTTTGACCCGGCCCACCTGGAAGAAGCGAAGGACTTAGGCGCCACATTTTTCCTGCAAAAACCTTTCGATTTAAAAGAGTTATACCGGAAGATGGAACTCCTGTTTTCTCTTGACTGGAGGAATACCGCATCTTCCGGCCGGCAACTTTAA
- a CDS encoding fibronectin type III domain-containing protein yields the protein MKKVNAKYKKRQSDIVTICQRVIENMENNPAFPNPPAALAELKKVLPEFQNALVKAEGRDKQMVSIKNDKKAIVLAYLQELSDYVTVTCNNDRTLILGSGFDATNEIIGSSYPTPSIEILEVELGAPGEVTTRAKKVSGIVAYVHQYTKELPSINTEWIGIGSNQNSHTFEGLISDKRYWFRIVAIGTDGRRGYSPVVSKVIQ from the coding sequence ATGAAAAAGGTCAACGCCAAATACAAAAAACGCCAGAGTGACATAGTAACGATATGTCAACGCGTTATAGAGAATATGGAAAACAATCCTGCTTTCCCCAATCCACCAGCCGCGCTGGCAGAACTCAAAAAAGTATTGCCAGAATTCCAAAACGCGCTTGTCAAAGCCGAAGGACGCGACAAACAAATGGTGTCCATTAAAAACGATAAGAAGGCCATTGTTCTGGCTTATTTGCAGGAACTGTCCGATTATGTGACTGTAACCTGTAATAACGATAGAACCCTGATCCTCGGCAGCGGTTTCGATGCTACCAATGAAATCATTGGGAGCAGTTATCCAACGCCTTCTATCGAAATACTGGAAGTTGAACTGGGTGCGCCTGGAGAAGTTACCACTCGTGCTAAAAAAGTATCGGGCATAGTAGCTTATGTACACCAATACACCAAGGAACTACCCAGCATTAACACCGAATGGATTGGAATTGGAAGCAATCAGAATAGTCATACGTTTGAGGGACTGATTTCCGACAAACGTTACTGGTTCCGGATAGTTGCCATTGGCACCGACGGCAGAAGAGGCTATTCGCCGGTTGTTTCCAAAGTCATTCAATAA
- a CDS encoding response regulator — MKVGVQHICLAEDDPDDYFFFSEILREINSEVKLSWFQTCEALLNFLKTGNDVPCLIVLDMNMPKMDGQTCLVSIKKELELHHVPVIILSTAGHPTTINTAYQAGAFKYYHKPGSIEQFRKIISEILATPITRF, encoded by the coding sequence ATGAAGGTAGGAGTCCAACATATTTGTCTGGCCGAAGATGATCCGGATGATTACTTTTTCTTTTCAGAGATCCTGCGGGAGATAAATAGTGAAGTAAAACTGAGTTGGTTTCAAACCTGTGAAGCGTTACTTAATTTTCTAAAAACCGGCAACGACGTACCCTGTTTGATAGTGTTAGATATGAATATGCCCAAAATGGACGGGCAAACCTGTTTAGTATCGATCAAAAAGGAGCTGGAGCTGCATCATGTTCCCGTAATCATTCTTTCAACCGCGGGTCATCCCACCACCATCAATACGGCTTACCAGGCCGGTGCGTTCAAATACTATCATAAACCCGGCTCCATAGAACAATTCCGTAAAATTATCAGTGAAATCCTGGCCACGCCCATAACCCGGTTTTGA
- a CDS encoding DUF4082 domain-containing protein, which produces MKKTVSVAGNTLIPILGIVLVLAGCKRDLDSAANEKNKTAAAGSYTVLTTQRPTTTDSDTPVELGMKFKSAVSGDITKFRYFKPAGETGTHTGRLWSAGGVLLKSVVFTNETDTGWQTVALDTPYHIAKDSIYVISVNAVTRYAATPNELRVAIVNGPLSNIAGNNGVYTYKSGTFPVSSYSNTNYYRDIEFVAADNDANAPTAPGNLTASNITNNSVSLAWSASTDDVWVTGYEVYSNGSLLTTVTTTSFSVSGLNQGTAYSFYIKATDAFGNRSASSNMVNVTTLGTAGITHGMQLTTSLVGPAGISITSLTTVPGGTFTGAALSGWGNLARAVGAGGETIDGFTFPAGTVVLQGANVSSRITVSSGWLVLRGCKGAILANHPSGNGGGAAALYCELTEFNTVGRKDGDQPAAAIVHRCYFPHSGLENVYSDNVTVTECWIAPDPAAAGSGDHIDGIQTWGGQYYLNFSRNHIEFNAPYTAAGGFSGMIGMYSDGAQNGFSGYDHVTITNNYFILHGYGIALHAPLAVPVTNMAVTGNRWKWSTDAEDKDYTNAVYHNPSQSIPNYKADGNSWRDNRWADGPYKDSFLLPDNQTSGMEY; this is translated from the coding sequence ATGAAAAAAACCGTTAGTGTTGCGGGCAACACGCTTATTCCTATCCTTGGCATCGTATTAGTACTAGCTGGCTGTAAACGGGATCTTGATTCAGCAGCCAATGAGAAAAACAAAACGGCCGCAGCAGGGTCATACACCGTGCTCACCACCCAACGGCCAACCACCACAGATTCCGACACTCCCGTTGAATTGGGCATGAAATTTAAATCGGCCGTTTCCGGCGACATCACCAAATTCAGATATTTTAAACCTGCCGGTGAAACCGGCACGCATACCGGCCGTTTATGGAGTGCAGGCGGAGTGCTACTGAAGTCCGTTGTGTTCACCAATGAAACGGATACGGGTTGGCAAACGGTTGCATTGGATACTCCCTACCACATTGCGAAAGATTCTATTTATGTTATTTCAGTTAATGCGGTTACCCGGTACGCCGCTACGCCCAACGAACTGCGTGTTGCCATTGTAAATGGCCCGCTAAGCAACATCGCGGGTAACAATGGCGTGTACACGTATAAATCGGGCACCTTCCCCGTGAGTTCGTACAGCAATACCAATTACTACCGCGATATTGAATTTGTTGCTGCCGATAACGACGCCAATGCACCCACGGCGCCAGGCAATCTTACAGCTTCGAACATTACCAACAACAGTGTGTCGCTTGCCTGGTCTGCCAGCACCGACGATGTTTGGGTCACCGGGTACGAGGTGTACAGCAACGGGTCGCTGTTAACAACGGTTACCACTACTTCTTTTTCTGTGTCCGGTTTAAACCAGGGCACCGCTTACAGCTTTTACATAAAAGCCACCGATGCTTTTGGCAATCGCTCTGCCTCCAGCAACATGGTTAATGTTACCACGCTGGGTACCGCCGGTATAACCCATGGGATGCAATTGACCACTTCGCTGGTAGGTCCAGCAGGTATTTCAATTACCTCACTCACAACCGTACCGGGCGGCACCTTTACCGGCGCCGCGCTGAGTGGCTGGGGTAACCTGGCACGTGCTGTTGGCGCAGGTGGAGAAACCATCGATGGTTTTACATTTCCGGCAGGCACCGTAGTATTGCAGGGCGCCAATGTCAGTTCCCGGATCACCGTTAGCTCAGGCTGGCTGGTGTTGCGCGGTTGTAAAGGAGCCATCCTGGCCAATCACCCGTCTGGCAATGGTGGTGGTGCAGCTGCGTTGTATTGTGAACTCACTGAATTTAATACCGTTGGCCGTAAAGATGGAGATCAACCCGCAGCTGCCATTGTACATCGCTGTTATTTTCCCCACAGCGGACTGGAAAATGTTTATTCAGACAATGTAACAGTTACCGAGTGTTGGATCGCCCCCGATCCTGCAGCAGCAGGTTCAGGCGACCACATTGATGGAATACAAACCTGGGGCGGACAGTACTACCTAAACTTTTCCCGTAATCATATTGAGTTTAATGCGCCCTATACTGCGGCAGGCGGGTTTTCGGGCATGATAGGCATGTATTCAGACGGCGCTCAGAATGGATTTTCGGGGTATGACCACGTTACCATCACCAATAATTATTTTATCCTGCATGGTTATGGCATAGCCCTGCATGCGCCGCTGGCTGTACCTGTAACCAATATGGCGGTTACCGGCAATCGCTGGAAATGGTCAACTGATGCGGAGGATAAAGATTATACCAATGCGGTGTATCATAACCCGAGCCAGTCCATTCCGAATTATAAAGCTGATGGCAATAGCTGGAGAGACAATCGCTGGGCCGATGGTCCGTATAAAGATTCGTTCCTGTTGCCGGATAATCAGACTTCGGGGATGGAATATTAA